Within the Rosa rugosa chromosome 2, drRosRugo1.1, whole genome shotgun sequence genome, the region GAACTGACAATACACAAGTTTGATAACTATGTAATCACATAGATAGTCGCATCATGAAAATGAAAGGTCTGACAATTAATTTCAAAATACGTACTCAGATGGTGATTGGTGTATGAAACTTTTTAGCTGTTCAAGTGCCGATCCAGCTATAATGCTACCAAGGAATACATTCACCAAAGTGAAGAGATAGTATCTAGAAGCTGCTCTCCTCTCAAGAGAAGACCGATATGTATACCCCTCAAATTTAGCCATGATCATCAATATGGTTGGCAAAAATATCAGAAACAACTTCAGTGCAATCCCAGGTAGAAAGCCTGTAATGACTGACTTAATGAACTTCCTGCATATATATCAAGGTAACATTAGTAACTAGTGCTAATAAAAGACATCAAGGTAACATTAGTAACTAGTGCTAATAAAAGCTAGATGCCAAGTCAAAAAGGTTCAAGGATGAGATAACTCACACTTCAACAATGGGCTTTAGGAATGGAGCTGCTTTCTCAAGTCCCTCCAGGCTTGCAAGAGATTGTACAAATGCAATGGGGATCATGAAAAAGAAGGTGAGGAAAAAGAATGCAACAGCCATGATGAGCCTCTTAACTGTGAGTTTTACATATGGAATAGCCAGATTTGGCCAATATACATCGCGTGGCTCTGGAGCCCATTCGGTTAACCAAATAGTCGGATTTCTAGATTGCTGAGTTTGTGCACAAACAGCAGCACCCCATCTGCTTTTAAAGGAAACAAAGGCAGCTGCCACGATAGAGTTGGGATCGTTTGAAACTCTCTCCCTTTCTTCAGGtatctgaagaaaaaaaaaacacaaattatGAATTTGAAACAACCAAGAACATGGCAGTATATATTTGACAAAGAACTGAAGGGACTGGTACTTACTTCCTTCTTCAATTTGTCAATCTCAGATTGATAATGTTCAATTGCATCAACTTTCTTTCCCCAAAGCCCAAGAAAACCAGTCTGATAGTTGTATATGCACATCCAGGTTAAAGCTAAAATTAAATATCAACTTAAGAACTTGGAAATACTTATAGCACTTACAGATAGAGCAATTTATTTACCTTAACCAAGGGCCTTACTGAAGTTTTGCTTCTTTCAAGTTTGTTTTCGTAGTAGACAAGCCAGTTatccatttttttcttcttctttaccaATTTTGCAAGTTTGTTGGCATTGTACACCACCTGCATAGAATTCGTCACTGGATCAAGTTTCAGAAAACAAGACTTCTTTTTATAGAAACAATTGTATAGCTTTGGCAGTTCAAGGATTAAGTGAAGGAGATGTTTCAAAACTCTATCCTGGCAAATAGAGAATAATTTAGTAGTACAAAGCATTATGGCTACCTTTTCAATAGGAAGTACAAGGATAAAGATATTGCAGAAACTGCATAGTTGATTTTTTAAACCAAAAAAATTTCTTCATGTAAAATCTCAAAAAGTACATTAGTAATTAAAGctttatatacaataattacTACTTTAAGCATGTAGGGATTAATGGCTCCTTAAAATTCTAATTAACATTTTGTACTGTATAAGAGCACTACTTCTGTTTCTTCGGGAACAAACCTGATGAGTAAGATAATGATCCGGATGGTTGACCAGAAAAAAGTGCTCCACAAGCTCACTTACAGATTCATCTGGATCTGGTGGAATATTTCTGACAAGGGCCTGTAAACAATAAGATAATTAGGCGTATAAGCATGATATTATAGATTTTTATCATTTTTTCTGGGTAGATAATGCAAACGAGCTCTGCTTGTATCCGTATAGATTAACATTCAAGATTATTCATCAGGTAAGCTCAAATATTAATTTCAGTTCTTATCCTTATTACAAGAGGCAAAAGGCTATAAAAGTGACTGCTTATTACTGTATGATTAGTATATCAAGCAATTGACATCACTACTCAAAAATGTCTTATTTGAATAAACATTAATCTGAACTCATGTATTCAGGCAAAAAGCTATAAAAGTGAAATGTTTATTACTTTAACATTTTCATGATTAGTATATCAACCAATTGACATCGCTGCTCAAAAGTGTCTTATTAATCTGAAATCATATATCGGGGCATGGAGTCAATCTCACCGTAAATTGATCTGGTCGTCGTTTTTCTGTTGCAAGAAAATGCAACCGCATTGCGGCAACTCTCTCATACTCCTTCATTAGCACATAACATGTCCAAAAGGTAAAGGCATACGCCACCACTATATGAGTCCACAATCTGTCAAATACAATTGCATGAGTATTGCACTTATTAGTAAGCAAGATGAGAATTAACCTGGATTGAATTTTTCAAGATTTTCTATTGTCTGCATGAATTAGATGTCAATAACACCACATAGGTAGACTTAAATACAGAGATAGAAATGGCAATAACTACAAATGAATGTTAATATGAcggattttcttatatttacaATTATCCAACAATCATGTGTTCTACAGAAGGGGCACAAAATGCtcccaaatatatataaatgacaAAGAAAGTTAATAAATCAATGTTAATATGACGGAATTTCTTATATTTACAATTATCCAACAATCATGTGTTCTACAGAAAGGGTACAAAATGCTCCCAAATATATAGAAATGACACAGAAAGTTAATAAAGGAGGGTGTCTCACCTTTGAGATTTTTCTGGGATATTTGATATAGAGAGCCTATCAATGTCACTAGAAGTGACATTCTTTAAATGAGCGGCAATATCCAAAGTGTTATTTGTCCAGTTGACTGGTACCAAAATAGCCCATGCAACGAATGCCATTGGAACAAAGATTTTAAGCCTGCATTAATATAAGGAGAATAAAATCATCAACATATGCTAACATCTTAGATCTGAAGAACTAAATGACATGCATTTTGAAAATCTGAATTTTAATTGTTAGCATATAGTAATCAGGATATATTATAATGGAGACCTCACTGGAACAGGTACCACAGAGATCATGCAAATTACACATGCATGATCATGCACTTCTAGGGTCATGTCAGACTCATTTCACTGACATTACTGATGAACGCTAGCAAAACTGAAGTGCTTGAACTGCATTGTCAACAAAATAAGGTAGTTGAAAATAGGTAGGCTTTTCAAACAGTAAATTAGGGTTAAGGTGGGGGCTTCTTTAAAGGTTTGTCTCATTCCAGGGTCAAGGTTAAATTAAaccagaggaaaaaaaaaaaaaaaagggttctcCAAAAATGATTATCTCATCTCTTGAacactaccaaaaaaaaaaaaaaagtaattctATCCCTGCAAAATATATGAAGAAAAACTTAAAGCAAGCGGTATAATGCCATACTAAGAGCACTCGACACCAATTTAAGTAAAGTAGgtaaataagaaaagaaaagaaaagaaaaatcgcAGCCTACCCTATCAAGTATATCCTCAAGTAAACAGCAGAATCCAATCCTGCATGATCAATAAGCTCCGGTTCCGGCATCCTCAATGCTTCTGGCATCCAATTTAGAAACCTCGCATATGACCTATAGTCTAGATTGACAAACTTACTCACGAACGTGCCAGAGCGTGTGGGACTGTCTCTTGCTCCCTTGAAATACCATTTTGGAAAGTACACCCTGTCGTTGAACGGCTGGAGCCTAAGAACCGCAAatactaaaaagaaaacaaaggcaCTCAGAATATTGATGGCTGCTCCAACCCCTATATCCCCGAGTGTAGCCATTTTATATTAATAATCACAAAGAAAACTGCATCACCCTGTAAAAGGAACGATTATGAATTAGAAGCAGAAACAAAACATATATAAAAGCACAAATTTACACAAACTTTTAACAACAAAATCTAACAACAGCTCTGCTATATAAtcctatatatgtatatatatcaaatTACCCTCTTCTCCTCTGTCTACATATTAATCTAACTTTACAACAGGTATTAGATCTATAAATTTCTAGTTCCCTTCCTTTTATATCCGCTGTAGTACCAAAACCAGCAGCTCAACTACTTTCCTACTTTCGTtaaaaacaaagtgatcaaatcaCCATTACACCTCAAGTTAAAACCAAACTTCACCTTCTCCTCAGAGCTAAAATAACAACCACTGCAAACCTCACGTAATTGCAGAAATtgagcttaaaaaaaaaagctcatttcagctggaaaaaaaaaagcgtggaattgaagaaaagagagaaagagaagtaaAGCATACCGGAGATTAAGGATCGTTGAATTGGATTAGATTGCTTGAAACTCCGCCTAAAGAAAAGCTGAAATTCCTGCACTCCTCTACAGGAAAACTGAGACTCACGCCAACTGTTACTATTTCCGATAAGAcgcactcactctctctctctcttctgctgCGCCACTCGGATTAGAGATTGGATTATGCTGGTTTCGGAAGGTGCGGAAaacaaggagagagagagagatctccTAGTGATCTTCGTAGTGGTTATGGTGGAGGTGGTTAGGGATCTGATGgttacgttttttttttctttcactctGGCCTTTCCTGTTTTGGGAGATTTAGTCCGATTTAGTCCTCCCTGTCAATTACTTATATAACTTCGTCCTTTTCTTTTCGCCTTGGAGAGGTCGGCAACGTCCCAGTTGCGATGCCCAACGGCTACTTTTTGCCGGAAAAGGCGGTTTCTCACGCGCGTGCGTGGCGTGTGAGGCGCACGGGCCAATTGGAGTGGCATGAGGTGGGTGGGTCAGCCCGGACCCGAGAAAGAGTGGTTTTATGCGTTGTGACCGCGTGGTTAGAGCGTTGGATACGTGGGGAGGGTCCGGAGGGGACAGCTAGACCCGGGTTGGATTGGGATTGACGGCAAGGGGATGGGATTGGGTTACGGGGGTTGGGATACGTGGAGTGTGACGGGCGTTGGAGGGAGTGACGCGTGGATTTGGTAAGGGGGCGTTTCGTTAGGTTAGAATGGGCACGAGGATGTCATAATCAGAGTGAGGATGAAAGATAGGATATGGGAGGTCAGAACAGTATGGTGGTGGTTGCCAAATACTGAGTATCAATCAGTGAGAATGATGTCTTGTATTGGATCTTGGTCTAACAACAAGATGCAAGATGGTGAAAAAATTTGTGGGGTTTGtctttttttggttttatttGGCAGTACGTGCGATTATCTCATCAGGTGTGTCGGTATATTCATGAATTTTTGTTAATAAATTTCGATAATATAGTGTATATAATGGTTCAAAGTTAGTATCTCTAAGATAATTTATCAAACAGTATGTAGCGTTTAGTGGATCGAACAACTTataaagcaaagcaaagcaaagtaTGAGAGATCTATTGACCTAATGAAAAGCTAATTCGAGTTTGTGGCTCAACTTAGTAGTTGACAATGACATTTTTAGTCATGATCTCTAAGTTTTTATAATCATAATCTCCATTTTTAAGTAGTGAGAAATGAGTcctctcattttttttcttccttctcattctcctttttcttctctGTTTGTCGTAGTTGCTTTGCCCAACATTTTGACATCGCACAAACAAAACGTGTTTTCTTACAATACGTTTGTTGTGAAAGTATAATTATGTTCAAACTATACCATATATCTACATTTGGACTTTCCTTGATTCTATGTTTTGGACTCTATGTTCAAAGTTAGTATCTTTGAGATAATTTATCAAACAGTaacaaaaataatttaataATGTGGTGTTTAGTGAATCGAACAACGTACTTACaaaaaaaagcaaagcaaaatattcaataagagtgtgtttggataagggaaaaaatgatgaaatttaactataagtgaggatttcataattcctaaaagccaattcctTCGTTTGGCACTATCAGAttagaaattttaaatttctcagtggaaaaaaaaacgaaggaattcattatttaaattgGAGAGGTCGGAAAGGCCGCCGCGGTTCTTCCTATGATCGACCGCATTCTGCCTTTCTTTGCAGAGCCGGCGTTCCGGTAAGGGCTTCAAAACAGTCACCGTTGATTGTTTGCTTTTGATTCACTGTGAAAATGCATTTGGTGATTTTTTGAAGATGTGAAAAAATTGGAAAAAAGATCTCATTATGTGATTGTGATTATGGATTTTGTTAGGATCAGATTGTGAGTAgacatgatatattgatatatcgAAGAGGAAATTTTAGCTTAAAACAAAATCTacgaaaataaagagaaaaatgtTGTTTGTCTCTTTCTTGTTCCATGTGGACCAAAAGCATTAgttatttttcttattatatgatattgaattattatttttttatccaCAGGTTTTGTTTTTCAGATTACGTTGAAAACGATCGAGATGTCACGTACAGAACCTGAGGAGCTAGAAGTGGTGACAACCAATCTTGAGTTTACTGTAAAGGATGGCATAGTTGTAGCCGTTGCTTCTAGAATAACTCGAGTCGATGAAAACTTTATAAGCAAACACTatttatcttttctttctttttttcatacTGTAAATGAGGTTTCTATTGTAATCTTATATCTTCCACATGTTAAATTTTCAGTTTCAGAAAACGCAAGAAACTATTATGAATTACCTTCAGTACACGGCATACTATGCACATTCACAGGGTCAGCTGACGACTGGTATGAGATGTTCAAAACTGTTAAAAAACAGGTAATTAGATGCTCTAGAATTTTTAGCTGCTGCATGCATCTATTCATGACCCTTCAACAGTTCAACTATATGAAGTATTATGAACATTGTCCTTTTCAAGTTCATGCTTTGCTTCATATACGTTTCCAAGTTCATGCATGAAACATTATTGTCCTTTAGGAATTAGTTGTTCATGCTTTGCTTCAGTACCTTTTTTGTGCTACTTTCTTCAATATCACTTCCGATTTTGTTGCTGCATTGGTTGCAAGAATTGTGCTCATTTTTTACTGTTTAGTATAACGTCGTTTTCTTATTCCTATTATTCATCTTTTACTGTTTAGTATAATGTCGTTTTCTTATTTGTATAATTAACTAAAGAATTAATTGTTACTCAGTAACAGCTTCTCCTACTCCATAATTTTCCTTAGAAAAACAACTAATTAAGTAGCATGTCTACAATAACACATGCAGGAACCAACAACACCCAAGGAAGCAGTAAAGGTGGCAGAAGATTACATGGTTGGATACGTTGAAAAATACTGGCTGTTCTTGCGTAAAGCCAAGGAGCAATACGGAGAGGGTCAATTTGGGATCTTAATCGCTGGATATAATGgagacatacatatatatgtgcTTTATCTCTTAATTAACAATGTTTGTGTTGATTTATTATTTGttcattcatttatttttaaaattttctttGCTGCGGAAGTATGAACTTTACCGTGTTTCTATAGATAATGAAGACACTCCGCCTTCAAATGAAAAAGTTGAGTTTTTCGCAACCCTAAGATCTGGGGGTGAACTAGCGAAGAGGATCTTGAACAAAAAGTAATTGCTTCTGGACCCTAATattctttattgttttattgCATATGGGAGAATTCTCGGGTACCTTGGTTAAGTACACTTCCTTATTTACTAAAACACTcttgaacaattaaatctatattttcaacaataaatgtcaatttccaccaaaataaaTGTCATTTACGAactcctttgcagtattcaacattcatttccaaaacaaggcttttttcaattttatttttttatttgtttgaaactttcttaatttattacacatttcaaatcctaaatataTACAACTGAATAATAGAAATTacaattaatttaatttttagattgatggagttaaagatttcatcatttataaatttctacaaatttcataattttctcatccaaacgcaccctAAATTtagttgtttaaggaaaactcaaatcagattgttttgaatttactcaTGAGAGATCTATTGACCTAATGAAAAGCTAAGGTGGCGTTCGGTAACGTTTTAAAgtcatatttttcattttataaaatgaaaatgacttgaaaatgcgttcgttggtctgttttcaaaaatgcagaaaataatttttgaaaataattttttatttactcgtaaaacaggaaaacgataaatagacgttttcaccttttcattctcatattttagaaaacacggagatatattttccaaaacaaagaaaaaaaagaatgtgTTCTCTTCTTCCATATTCTCACGTCGCTCTCTTCTTCTCaggtctctctctcatctctagtCGCTATCTTCTCtcgtttttgaaaattgtttttgGAATAAGCTACCGGACACATTTTCGgatctcaaaaatccaatcttgttttctcttttttattttcaaaattggtttttgaaaaatcattttaaaAAACGTTATCGGACAAGCCCTAATTCGAGTTTGCGGCTCAGCTTAGTAGTTGACAATGACATTTCTAGTCATGATCTCTAATTTTTTTCTAGTCTAAGCAATGAGAAATGAGtcctttcatttttcttcttcctttcatTCTCCTTTTTCTTCTATGTTTGTCTTAGTTGCTTTGCCCAACATTTTGACATCGCACAAACAAAACGTGTTTCCTTACAATACGTTTGTTGTAAAAGTATAATTATGTTCAAACTTTACCATATACATTTGGACTTTCCTTGATTCTAAGTTTTGGACTCCTAGGTCGGCGACACCATTAAATTCAATATATAAGGGTAATCCAAGATATTATTGAATAGAATATGGTGCCTGCTTGCTTTACTTTTCTATATCATTACCCATATCTTGAACCCTTCCTTGGATTGGCCATCCATATTGACATTTAGATGAGGTAGAATAGACATTTGGAGCATACTCTTAAACAGTTAGCAAAGACTAACCATAGAAAGCTGTGGTTAGCAGACACCTTTCAATCTGGGGACACAAGGACATATTTTTCTGTTGAGATATGATTGCCCAATAAATAAATACTTTTACTTTAGAATAAAGACTAAATCTTTTGACACATATGGTGCAGATTGTTCCAGATCATccaagttcttcatcttctctgaaATTTCTAGTACAAGCTTCAGCACGCTGTTATGTGCTCTCATTAGCTTTGATTCTTTTGTTCCTTTCGGAATTTAACGCGTAATAGTTGTCTAACATGGTATTAGAGTCTTGTTTGCACTAGGTTCTGTCTTCTTTGCAATTTGCATTGCAAGGTGGGACTACACAGTAAGGG harbors:
- the LOC133729943 gene encoding calcium permeable stress-gated cation channel 1-like, which gives rise to MATLGDIGVGAAINILSAFVFFLVFAVLRLQPFNDRVYFPKWYFKGARDSPTRSGTFVSKFVNLDYRSYARFLNWMPEALRMPEPELIDHAGLDSAVYLRIYLIGLKIFVPMAFVAWAILVPVNWTNNTLDIAAHLKNVTSSDIDRLSISNIPEKSQRLWTHIVVAYAFTFWTCYVLMKEYERVAAMRLHFLATEKRRPDQFTALVRNIPPDPDESVSELVEHFFLVNHPDHYLTHQVVYNANKLAKLVKKKKKMDNWLVYYENKLERSKTSVRPLVKTGFLGLWGKKVDAIEHYQSEIDKLKKEIPEERERVSNDPNSIVAAAFVSFKSRWGAAVCAQTQQSRNPTIWLTEWAPEPRDVYWPNLAIPYVKLTVKRLIMAVAFFFLTFFFMIPIAFVQSLASLEGLEKAAPFLKPIVEVKFIKSVITGFLPGIALKLFLIFLPTILMIMAKFEGYTYRSSLERRAASRYYLFTLVNVFLGSIIAGSALEQLKSFIHQSPSDIPVTLGTAVPLKATFFITYIMVDGWAGIAAEILMLKPLIIYHLKNTFLVKTDKDREEAMDPGSIGFNTGEPRIQLYILLGLVYATVTPVLLPFIIVFFGLAYVVFRHQIINVYVQQYESAAAYWPDVHGRILSALLISQLVLLGLLSTKKAAQSTPFLLALPVLTIAFYKYCQGRFEPAFVRYPLQEARMKDTLEQVREPNLNLKGYLQSAYVHPVFKECDEDDDDDDHYSFEKYENESVTTVATKRQSRRNTPVPSRMTGGSTPSLPEAVEDLQP